A stretch of the Conger conger chromosome 3, fConCon1.1, whole genome shotgun sequence genome encodes the following:
- the sesn4 gene encoding sestrin-3 isoform X2, translating to MHSHVKGEFCSEHWVMKVNSEKERASLLCMKALASRGRLDAVSQQMAWHPQYLESFLRCHHYILQMDGPLPLPYRHYIAIMAAARHHCGYLVSLHSAQFLRVGGDPLWLQGLESAPPRLRHLDHINKVLAHRPWLTARSHIQALLKNGEQCWSLAELVQAVVLLAHCHALCSFVFGSGADVDPPQTPRVPLGTPPGYCYCDAANGNGAVPPPSNAPSDRTPRRRSLDSSCEVACLRERIQKAQEEKERRGERLLNSQTLLYTDVDEEDELVCAADPSRFDSDPAFGYQEFARREEDHFQVFRVQDYSWEDHGFSLANRLYSDIGHLLDDRFRKVAALPSPRGPDLKRAIWNYIHCMFGIRYDDYDYGEVNQLLERGMKLYIKSVTCFPDASKGPLCPLPWAPLKPAEKVHINVLIMEARLQAELLYALRAITQYMIA from the exons ATGCACAGTCATGTGAAAGGAGAATTTTGTTCCGAGCACTGG GTGATGAAGGTGAACTCGGAGAAGGAGCGGGCGTCCCTGCTGTGCATGAAGGCgctggccagcagggggcgtcTGGACGCCGTGTCGCAGCAGATGGCCTGGCACCCCCAGTACCTGGAGAGCTTCCTGCGCTGCCACCACTACATCCTGCAGATGGACGGACCGCTGCCCCTGCCCTACAGACATTACATCGCTATCATG gcGGCAGCGCGGCACCACTGCGGCTACCTGGTTTCCCTGCACTCGGCACAGTTCCTGCGGGTGGGCGGAGACCCCCTCTGGCTGCAGGGCCTGGAGTCGGCACCGCCCCGCCTCCGACACCTTGACCACATCAACAAGGTCCTGGCTCACCGGCCCTGGCTCACTGCCCGCTCCCACATCCAG GCCTTGCTGAAGAACGGGGAGCAGTGCTGGTCGCTGGCGGAGCTGGTGCAGGCGGTGGTGTTGCTGGCGCACTGCCACGCCCTCTGCAGCTTCGTCTTCGGCTCCGGGGCGGATGTGGACCCCCCGCAGACCCCCAGAGTCCCCCTCGGCACGCCCCCTGGTTACTGCTACTGTGACGCTGCCAACGGCAACGGGGCTGTCCCCCCACCCTCCAACGCCCCCTCAGACAGGACGCCACGGCGACGG TCTCTGGACTCCAGCTGTGAGGTGGCCTGTCTCAGAGAGAGGATTCAGAAAGcacaggaggagaaggagaggagaggggaacgCCTCCTCAACTCCCAGACCCTGCTGTACACCG ACGTAGATGAGGAAGATGAGCTGGTGTGTGCTGCAGACCCCTCCCGCTTCGACTCAGACCCGGCGTTTGGGTACCAGGAATTTGCCCGCAGGGAGGAGGACCACTTCCAGGTGTTCAGAGTGCAG GACTACTCGTGGGAGGACCATGGCTTCTCGCTGGCCAACAGGCTGTACTCGGACATCGGGCACCTCCTGGACGACCGCTTCCGCAAGGTGGcggccctcccctccccccgcggGCCCGACCTGAAGAGGGCCATCTGGAACTACATCCACTGCATGTTCGGGATACG GTACGATGACTATGACTACGGGGAGGTGAACCAGTTGCTGGAGCGTGGGATGAAGCTCTACATCAAGAGCGTCACCTGCTTCCCTGATGCCAGCAAGGGCCCGCTGTGTCCCCTGCCCTGGGCCCCGCTCAAacctgcagagaag GTCCATATCAACGTCCTCATCATGGAGGCCAGGCTGCAGGCTGAGCTACTTTATGCACTGAGAGCTATCACTCAGTATATGATTGCctag
- the sesn4 gene encoding sestrin-3 isoform X3: protein MAAARHHCGYLVSLHSAQFLRVGGDPLWLQGLESAPPRLRHLDHINKVLAHRPWLTARSHIQALLKNGEQCWSLAELVQAVVLLAHCHALCSFVFGSGADVDPPQTPRVPLGTPPGYCYCDAANGNGAVPPPSNAPSDRTPRRRSLDSSCEVACLRERIQKAQEEKERRGERLLNSQTLLYTDVDEEDELVCAADPSRFDSDPAFGYQEFARREEDHFQVFRVQDYSWEDHGFSLANRLYSDIGHLLDDRFRKVAALPSPRGPDLKRAIWNYIHCMFGIRYDDYDYGEVNQLLERGMKLYIKSVTCFPDASKGPLCPLPWAPLKPAEKVHINVLIMEARLQAELLYALRAITQYMIA from the exons ATG gcGGCAGCGCGGCACCACTGCGGCTACCTGGTTTCCCTGCACTCGGCACAGTTCCTGCGGGTGGGCGGAGACCCCCTCTGGCTGCAGGGCCTGGAGTCGGCACCGCCCCGCCTCCGACACCTTGACCACATCAACAAGGTCCTGGCTCACCGGCCCTGGCTCACTGCCCGCTCCCACATCCAG GCCTTGCTGAAGAACGGGGAGCAGTGCTGGTCGCTGGCGGAGCTGGTGCAGGCGGTGGTGTTGCTGGCGCACTGCCACGCCCTCTGCAGCTTCGTCTTCGGCTCCGGGGCGGATGTGGACCCCCCGCAGACCCCCAGAGTCCCCCTCGGCACGCCCCCTGGTTACTGCTACTGTGACGCTGCCAACGGCAACGGGGCTGTCCCCCCACCCTCCAACGCCCCCTCAGACAGGACGCCACGGCGACGG TCTCTGGACTCCAGCTGTGAGGTGGCCTGTCTCAGAGAGAGGATTCAGAAAGcacaggaggagaaggagaggagaggggaacgCCTCCTCAACTCCCAGACCCTGCTGTACACCG ACGTAGATGAGGAAGATGAGCTGGTGTGTGCTGCAGACCCCTCCCGCTTCGACTCAGACCCGGCGTTTGGGTACCAGGAATTTGCCCGCAGGGAGGAGGACCACTTCCAGGTGTTCAGAGTGCAG GACTACTCGTGGGAGGACCATGGCTTCTCGCTGGCCAACAGGCTGTACTCGGACATCGGGCACCTCCTGGACGACCGCTTCCGCAAGGTGGcggccctcccctccccccgcggGCCCGACCTGAAGAGGGCCATCTGGAACTACATCCACTGCATGTTCGGGATACG GTACGATGACTATGACTACGGGGAGGTGAACCAGTTGCTGGAGCGTGGGATGAAGCTCTACATCAAGAGCGTCACCTGCTTCCCTGATGCCAGCAAGGGCCCGCTGTGTCCCCTGCCCTGGGCCCCGCTCAAacctgcagagaag GTCCATATCAACGTCCTCATCATGGAGGCCAGGCTGCAGGCTGAGCTACTTTATGCACTGAGAGCTATCACTCAGTATATGATTGCctag
- the sesn4 gene encoding sestrin-3 isoform X1, protein MIICTKKMDYPLGTQCQRVQNQVMKVNSEKERASLLCMKALASRGRLDAVSQQMAWHPQYLESFLRCHHYILQMDGPLPLPYRHYIAIMAAARHHCGYLVSLHSAQFLRVGGDPLWLQGLESAPPRLRHLDHINKVLAHRPWLTARSHIQALLKNGEQCWSLAELVQAVVLLAHCHALCSFVFGSGADVDPPQTPRVPLGTPPGYCYCDAANGNGAVPPPSNAPSDRTPRRRSLDSSCEVACLRERIQKAQEEKERRGERLLNSQTLLYTDVDEEDELVCAADPSRFDSDPAFGYQEFARREEDHFQVFRVQDYSWEDHGFSLANRLYSDIGHLLDDRFRKVAALPSPRGPDLKRAIWNYIHCMFGIRYDDYDYGEVNQLLERGMKLYIKSVTCFPDASKGPLCPLPWAPLKPAEKVHINVLIMEARLQAELLYALRAITQYMIA, encoded by the exons GTGATGAAGGTGAACTCGGAGAAGGAGCGGGCGTCCCTGCTGTGCATGAAGGCgctggccagcagggggcgtcTGGACGCCGTGTCGCAGCAGATGGCCTGGCACCCCCAGTACCTGGAGAGCTTCCTGCGCTGCCACCACTACATCCTGCAGATGGACGGACCGCTGCCCCTGCCCTACAGACATTACATCGCTATCATG gcGGCAGCGCGGCACCACTGCGGCTACCTGGTTTCCCTGCACTCGGCACAGTTCCTGCGGGTGGGCGGAGACCCCCTCTGGCTGCAGGGCCTGGAGTCGGCACCGCCCCGCCTCCGACACCTTGACCACATCAACAAGGTCCTGGCTCACCGGCCCTGGCTCACTGCCCGCTCCCACATCCAG GCCTTGCTGAAGAACGGGGAGCAGTGCTGGTCGCTGGCGGAGCTGGTGCAGGCGGTGGTGTTGCTGGCGCACTGCCACGCCCTCTGCAGCTTCGTCTTCGGCTCCGGGGCGGATGTGGACCCCCCGCAGACCCCCAGAGTCCCCCTCGGCACGCCCCCTGGTTACTGCTACTGTGACGCTGCCAACGGCAACGGGGCTGTCCCCCCACCCTCCAACGCCCCCTCAGACAGGACGCCACGGCGACGG TCTCTGGACTCCAGCTGTGAGGTGGCCTGTCTCAGAGAGAGGATTCAGAAAGcacaggaggagaaggagaggagaggggaacgCCTCCTCAACTCCCAGACCCTGCTGTACACCG ACGTAGATGAGGAAGATGAGCTGGTGTGTGCTGCAGACCCCTCCCGCTTCGACTCAGACCCGGCGTTTGGGTACCAGGAATTTGCCCGCAGGGAGGAGGACCACTTCCAGGTGTTCAGAGTGCAG GACTACTCGTGGGAGGACCATGGCTTCTCGCTGGCCAACAGGCTGTACTCGGACATCGGGCACCTCCTGGACGACCGCTTCCGCAAGGTGGcggccctcccctccccccgcggGCCCGACCTGAAGAGGGCCATCTGGAACTACATCCACTGCATGTTCGGGATACG GTACGATGACTATGACTACGGGGAGGTGAACCAGTTGCTGGAGCGTGGGATGAAGCTCTACATCAAGAGCGTCACCTGCTTCCCTGATGCCAGCAAGGGCCCGCTGTGTCCCCTGCCCTGGGCCCCGCTCAAacctgcagagaag GTCCATATCAACGTCCTCATCATGGAGGCCAGGCTGCAGGCTGAGCTACTTTATGCACTGAGAGCTATCACTCAGTATATGATTGCctag